The DNA segment GAGGCCGCCGAGATGGACGGCGCCGGCCCCTGGCAGCGCTTCCTCAACGTCACCCTGCCCGGTCTGCGTTCGGTGAGCTCCACCGTCGTCCTGCTCGGCATCATCTGGACGTTCAACCAGTTCGCCATCATCTTCCTGCTGTTCGGCAACGGCGCACCGGACGCCCAGATCCTCGTCACCTGGGCCTACCGCCTCGGCTTCGGCCAGCAGCCCAGGGACTACGCCCAGTCCGCCGCGTACGGCGTGCTGCTGCTCTCCATCCTGATCGTCTTCACCTCCTTCTACCGGCGCTGGCTGGCCCGTAGCGAGAAGGCCAACAGCTGAGACCGGCCGGCAACCAGAAGGCACGAAGGCAGGAAGAACCCCAGATGACGACCCCGACGACCCCGTCGACACCGACTACCCCGATGACCCTCACCACCGGGACCTCACCCGCCGAGCAAACCCCGCCGGCCGCACGGCGGCCCGCCCGACCGGTCCGCCGCGACCGGCCCGGCCGCAGGGCCACCGTGCTCTCGCACACCGCGCTGAGCATCGCCAGCCTGATCGCGCTCTTCCCGATCGCGTGGCTGGCCTTCCTCTCGCTCGGCCCCGACAAGAGCGACTATCTGCACCCGGGCCGGATCTGGTCCAAGATCTCGTTCGCCAACTACTCGTTCGTCCTGGAGCACACCCGCTTCTTCACCTGGCTCGGCAACACCGCCCTGATCGCCGTCGCGACCAGCGTCATCGGGGTGTTCATGGCCGCCACCGCCGGCTACGCGGTCTCCCGGATGAGGTTCCCCGGGCACAAGAAGCTGATGTGGCTGCTGCTGGTCACCCAGATGTTCCCGGTCGCCGTCCTGATGGTGCCGATGTACGTGATCCTCGCGGACCTCGGCCTCATCGACACCTTCGGCGCCCTGATCCTCGTGTACTGCTCCACCGCCGTGCCGTACTGCGCCTGGATGCTCAAGGGGTACTTCGACACCATCCCGTACGAGATCGACGAGGCGGGGCGCGTCGACGGGCTCAGCCCCTTCGGCACCTTCTGGCGGCTCATCCTGCCGCTCGCCAGGCCCGGTCTCGCGGTGGCCGGCTTCTACACCTGCCTGACCGCCTGGGGCGAGGTCGCCTTCGCCTCGACGTTCATGCTCGACGACAGCAAGTACACCCTCGCGGTGGGCCTCTCCAGCTTCGTCAGCGAACACGACGCCCAGTGGAACTACATGGCGGCCACCGCCGTCCTCATCGCCATCCCCGTCTCCGTCATCTTCTACCTGGTGCAGAAGCACCTGGTCACAGGCTTGACGGCGGGCGGGACGAAGGGCTGAGCGCCGCACCCGCTTCCGTATGTCCCATGACGCATCTGACACATCCAGGGAAGACATGACTCAGCACTCCGCCGCCCCCGCCGACCACGCCGGCGCCCCGTCGGCCGCCGCCCGCACCGGCTGGTGGCGGGACGCGGTGATCTACCAGGTCTATCCGCGCAGCTTCGCCGACAGCAACGGCGACGGCATGGGGGACATCGAAGGTGTCCGCAGCCGGCTGCCGTACCTGCGCGACCTCGGGGTCGACGCCGTCTGGCTCTCGCCGTTCTACGCGTCCCCGCAGGCCGACGCCGGGTACGACGTCGCCGACTACCGGGCCATCGACCCCATGTTCGGCACGCTCCTGGACGCCGACGCGCTGATCCGCGACGCCCACGGCCTGGGCCTGCGGATCATCGTGGACGTGGTGCCCAACCACACGTCCGACCAGTACGAGTGGTTCAAGCGAGCCATCGGCGACGGCCCGGCCTCACCGCTGCGTGACCGCTACCACTTCCGCGAGGGGAAGGGCGAGAACGGCGAACTCCCGCCCAACGACTGGGAGTCCATCTTCGGCGGCCCCGCCTGGACCCGGGTCGCCGACGGCGCCTGGTACCTCCACCTCTTCGCCCCCGAGCAGCCGGACCTGAACTGGGAGAACCCGGCCGTCGCCGACGAGTTCCGCTCGATCCTGCGGTTCTGGCTGGACATGGGAGTCGACGGATTCCGGGTCGACGTCGCCCACGGCCTCGTCAAGGCGCCCGGCCTGCCCGACCTCGGCGGCACCGACCAGCTGCGGCTGCTCGGCAATGACGTCATGCCGTTCTTCGACCAGGACGGTGTCCACGAGATCTACCGGTCCTGGCGCACGATCCTCGACGAGTACCCGGGCGAGCGGATAGCCGTCGCCGAGGCGTGGACGCCGACCGTGCAGCGCACCGCCCACTACGTACGCCCCGACGAGCTGCACCAGGCGTTCAACTTCCAGTACCTGGCGACCCACTGGGACGCGGCCGAGCTGCGCGAGGTCATCGACGTCTCGCTGGCCGCGATGCGTCCGGTGGGCGCGCCCGCGACCTGGGTGCTCTCCAACCACGACGTCACCCGGCACACGACCCGCTTCGGCAACCCGCCCGCCGGCACGCAGATCCGCACCCCCGGCGACCGGGAGCTGGGCCTGCGGCGGGCCCGCGCGGCGACGCTGCTGATGCTGGCGCTGCCCGGCTCCGCCTACCTCTACCAGGGCGAGGAACTCGGCCTCCCGGACGTCACCGACCTGCCCGACGAGGTCAGGCAGGACCCGTCGTTCTTCCGCGCGGCCGGCCAGGACGGGTTCCGCGACGGCTGCCGGGTGCCGATCCCGTGGACCGCGGACGGCTCCTCGTACGGCTTCGGGAGCGGTGGCAGCTGGCTCCCGCAGCCCGCGGACTGGGGCGCGCTGAGCGTCGAGACGCAGACCGGCGACCCCGCCTCCACCCTGGAGCTGTACCGCGCCGCGCTCTCCGTACGGCGGGAGCTGCCGGGCCTGGGCGCCGGGGACTCCGTCGAATGGCTCCCCGGCACCCCGGGCGGAGTGCTGGCCTTCGCCCGGCCCGGCTTCCGCTGCACGGTCAACACCACCGGCCGCGCCGTACGGCTGCCCGTGCCGGGCCGGCCGGTGCTGGCCAGCGCCGAAGTCAGCGTGGAACAGGCCGAGTTCGAGCTGCCTGCGGACAGCACCGTCTGGTGGTCGGTGTGACCGCACCTCCCCGGCTCGCGCACATCGCCGCGCAGGCCGCCGTCAGCGAGGCCACCGTGAGCCGGGTGCTCAACGGTAAGCCGGGCGTCGCGGACACCACGCGCCAGCGGGTGCTCGCGGCGCTCGACGTCCTCGGCTACGAGCGGCCGGTACGGCTCCGCCAGCGCAGCGCGGGCCTGATCGGCCTGGTGACCCCCGAGCTGACCAACCCCATCTTCCCGGCCTTCGCCCAGGCGGTGGAGCAGGTGCTCGCGGGCCACGGCTACACCCCGGTCCTGTGTACGCAGATGCCGGGCGGCGCCACCGAGGACGAACTGGTCGAGCAGCTGGTGGAGCGCGGGGTGGGCGGCATCGTCTTCCTCTCCGGGCTGCACGCCGACACCTCGTCCGACCCCGCGCGGTACGCCGGTCTCACTGAGCGCGGGGTGCCGTTCGTCCTGATCAACGGCTACAACGAACGGATCAGCGCGCCCTTCGTCTCGCCCGACGACCATGCGGCGGTCCACATGGCCGTGCGCCATCTCTCGGACCTCGGGCACCGCAGGATCGGTCTGGCGGTCGGCCCGCCCCGCTATGTGCCCTCGCGCCGCAAGCGCGAGGGGTTCATCGAGGCGGTGGCGGGCCGGCTGGGCCAGTCCGCGGAGGAGGCCGGGGCCCTGGTCCAGCACACCCTGTTCAGCGTCGAGGGCGGCCGGGCCGCGGCGGGCGCGCTGTTGGACCAGGGGTGCACCGCCGTGGTCTGCGGCAGCGACATGATGGCGCTGGGTGTCGTCCGGGCGGCCCGCGAACGCGGCCTCGAAGTCCCCGACGACGTCTCGGTGGTCGGCTTCGACGACTCGCAGCTGATCGCCTTCACCAGCCCGCCGCTGACCACGGTCCGCCAGCCGGTCCAGGCGATGGCCGCGGCGGCGGTGGGCGCGCTCCTGGAGGAGATCGGCGGGAACCCGGTCCAGCGCACCGAGTTCGTCTTCCAGCCGGAACTGGTGGTACGCGGCTCCACGGCCCGCCATACCGGCTGACCAGCGGCGGGACCGCTCCCCGCCGACCGGTCGCGGCACCGGCGTGCGAGGCT comes from the Streptomyces sp. NBC_01471 genome and includes:
- a CDS encoding LacI family DNA-binding transcriptional regulator → MVVGVTAPPRLAHIAAQAAVSEATVSRVLNGKPGVADTTRQRVLAALDVLGYERPVRLRQRSAGLIGLVTPELTNPIFPAFAQAVEQVLAGHGYTPVLCTQMPGGATEDELVEQLVERGVGGIVFLSGLHADTSSDPARYAGLTERGVPFVLINGYNERISAPFVSPDDHAAVHMAVRHLSDLGHRRIGLAVGPPRYVPSRRKREGFIEAVAGRLGQSAEEAGALVQHTLFSVEGGRAAAGALLDQGCTAVVCGSDMMALGVVRAARERGLEVPDDVSVVGFDDSQLIAFTSPPLTTVRQPVQAMAAAAVGALLEEIGGNPVQRTEFVFQPELVVRGSTARHTG
- a CDS encoding carbohydrate ABC transporter permease, encoding MTTPTTPSTPTTPMTLTTGTSPAEQTPPAARRPARPVRRDRPGRRATVLSHTALSIASLIALFPIAWLAFLSLGPDKSDYLHPGRIWSKISFANYSFVLEHTRFFTWLGNTALIAVATSVIGVFMAATAGYAVSRMRFPGHKKLMWLLLVTQMFPVAVLMVPMYVILADLGLIDTFGALILVYCSTAVPYCAWMLKGYFDTIPYEIDEAGRVDGLSPFGTFWRLILPLARPGLAVAGFYTCLTAWGEVAFASTFMLDDSKYTLAVGLSSFVSEHDAQWNYMAATAVLIAIPVSVIFYLVQKHLVTGLTAGGTKG
- a CDS encoding glycoside hydrolase family 13 protein, giving the protein MTQHSAAPADHAGAPSAAARTGWWRDAVIYQVYPRSFADSNGDGMGDIEGVRSRLPYLRDLGVDAVWLSPFYASPQADAGYDVADYRAIDPMFGTLLDADALIRDAHGLGLRIIVDVVPNHTSDQYEWFKRAIGDGPASPLRDRYHFREGKGENGELPPNDWESIFGGPAWTRVADGAWYLHLFAPEQPDLNWENPAVADEFRSILRFWLDMGVDGFRVDVAHGLVKAPGLPDLGGTDQLRLLGNDVMPFFDQDGVHEIYRSWRTILDEYPGERIAVAEAWTPTVQRTAHYVRPDELHQAFNFQYLATHWDAAELREVIDVSLAAMRPVGAPATWVLSNHDVTRHTTRFGNPPAGTQIRTPGDRELGLRRARAATLLMLALPGSAYLYQGEELGLPDVTDLPDEVRQDPSFFRAAGQDGFRDGCRVPIPWTADGSSYGFGSGGSWLPQPADWGALSVETQTGDPASTLELYRAALSVRRELPGLGAGDSVEWLPGTPGGVLAFARPGFRCTVNTTGRAVRLPVPGRPVLASAEVSVEQAEFELPADSTVWWSV